In Gemmata obscuriglobus, a single genomic region encodes these proteins:
- a CDS encoding serine/threonine-protein kinase, translating into MAHDHDEQLALLIDRLAFEQRAGRPADVDSAAREHPELAAELRELWAVAQFAHLARPAEPAPHAVTLSYPDAPTPTDRAEHGSAALPRDFGDFELLEEVGRGGMGVVYRARQKSLNRVVALKLVREAHLATDADRARFRTEAESAARLKHPNIVTVYDVGTAGGQAYLCMEFVDGPTLAEKVRTGGPLPPRAAAALVAVIARAVEHAHAAGILHRDLKPSNILLGGAERKADPLPLSGSDSALRATASALQPKVSDFGLAKQIDRSEGITKTGLVVGTPSYMAPEQAARRKDLTPTADVYALGAILYELLTGRPPFQAAHPVDTLLLVMEQEPVPPRHLNATVDRELELICLKCLQKPAEMRYPSAAALATDLEAYAAGQPVAAAPSGLRFFMARLFRETHHADVLENWGKLWIFHSVMIFLLCLLTQVLAWEGYKDHVWYMGFWSVGLVTWGTILWQLRKAAGPVLFVERQIAHAWAAGVCASIAMFWIEWLAQLPALTLSPAVAVAAGMVMMFKAGILSGRFYGWAALNFGASVVMPLVPQVSILLFGAVSALSFFVPGLKYYRQRKARIA; encoded by the coding sequence ATGGCGCACGACCACGACGAGCAGTTGGCGTTGCTCATCGACCGGCTCGCGTTCGAGCAGCGGGCCGGGCGCCCCGCGGACGTGGACTCCGCGGCCCGCGAGCACCCCGAACTGGCGGCCGAGTTGCGCGAGCTGTGGGCGGTGGCCCAGTTCGCGCACCTGGCCCGCCCGGCCGAGCCGGCCCCGCACGCGGTCACCCTGTCCTACCCGGACGCGCCGACGCCCACGGACCGGGCCGAGCACGGGTCCGCGGCGCTGCCCCGCGACTTCGGCGACTTCGAGCTGCTCGAAGAGGTGGGGCGCGGGGGCATGGGGGTCGTGTACCGCGCCCGGCAGAAGAGCCTCAACCGCGTCGTCGCGCTCAAGCTGGTCCGCGAAGCGCACCTCGCGACCGACGCCGACCGCGCGCGATTCCGCACCGAGGCCGAGTCCGCGGCGCGGCTCAAGCACCCCAACATCGTAACCGTGTACGACGTGGGCACGGCCGGCGGGCAGGCGTACCTGTGCATGGAGTTCGTCGACGGGCCGACGCTCGCGGAGAAGGTCCGCACCGGCGGCCCGCTCCCGCCCCGCGCGGCCGCCGCGCTGGTCGCCGTGATCGCCCGGGCGGTCGAGCACGCGCACGCCGCGGGCATCCTGCACCGGGACCTGAAGCCGAGCAACATCCTGCTCGGGGGCGCGGAACGGAAAGCCGACCCGCTGCCGCTTTCGGGTTCCGATTCCGCGCTCCGCGCCACGGCCTCGGCGCTCCAGCCGAAGGTGTCCGATTTCGGCCTCGCGAAGCAGATCGACCGATCGGAGGGCATCACCAAAACCGGCCTCGTGGTCGGGACGCCGAGCTACATGGCGCCCGAACAGGCCGCGCGGCGCAAGGACCTCACACCGACCGCCGACGTGTACGCGCTCGGCGCCATCCTGTACGAACTGCTCACCGGGCGCCCGCCGTTCCAGGCCGCCCACCCCGTCGACACCCTGCTCCTCGTCATGGAGCAAGAGCCGGTGCCGCCGCGGCACCTCAACGCGACCGTCGACCGCGAGCTGGAACTCATCTGCCTGAAGTGCCTCCAGAAGCCCGCCGAGATGCGGTACCCGTCGGCCGCCGCCCTGGCGACGGACCTCGAAGCCTACGCGGCCGGGCAGCCGGTCGCGGCGGCGCCCAGCGGGCTGCGGTTCTTCATGGCGCGGCTGTTCCGCGAGACGCACCACGCCGACGTGCTCGAGAACTGGGGCAAGCTGTGGATCTTCCACAGCGTCATGATCTTCCTGCTGTGCCTGCTCACACAGGTGCTGGCCTGGGAAGGCTACAAGGACCACGTGTGGTACATGGGGTTCTGGTCGGTCGGGCTGGTCACCTGGGGCACGATCTTGTGGCAGTTGCGCAAGGCCGCCGGGCCGGTGCTGTTCGTGGAGCGGCAGATCGCGCACGCGTGGGCGGCCGGCGTGTGCGCCAGCATCGCGATGTTCTGGATCGAGTGGCTGGCGCAGCTCCCGGCGCTGACGCTGTCGCCGGCGGTCGCGGTCGCGGCCGGGATGGTGATGATGTTCAAGGCCGGCATCCTGTCGGGGCGGTTCTACGGCTGGGCCGCGCTGAACTTCGGCGCCTCGGTCGTGATGCCACTGGTTCCGCAGGTGAGCATTCTGCTGTTCGGGGCGGTGTCGGCGCTGTCGTTCTTTGTCCCGGGGCTGAAGTACTATCGCCAGAGGAAGGCGCGGATCGCGTAG
- a CDS encoding endonuclease/exonuclease/phosphatase family protein, translating to MSRRTRRVLWVVAALGSLPLLVVGLFALNGLALAGRQAPRMQHLADVPVAASRSPAGEATFVSYNIAKGFAHRGGLKFESREFVLAKLRRMAEVIRAEQPDAVFLSEALTELAPCNVDQVEYLARECGLPHVAAGENYNVGLPFARVAGGNAILSRTPLTPVANIDLAGRKPFWVTGNNRRALFVSAEFGGRPVLMAALHNDSFDMRNNLTQAQQLLDFVGDRPAILAGDFNNRPENASIKLIRDTGKFCGAFDGPPTFFEGTRAERLDYIFAPAGWELLESRVVADDTSDHRPLVCRFKVK from the coding sequence ATGAGTCGCAGGACGCGCCGTGTGTTGTGGGTGGTCGCCGCGCTCGGTTCGCTGCCGCTGCTGGTGGTCGGGCTGTTCGCGCTAAACGGTCTCGCCCTCGCCGGCCGGCAGGCGCCGCGGATGCAGCACCTCGCGGACGTGCCCGTAGCCGCGTCGCGGTCCCCGGCGGGGGAGGCCACGTTCGTCAGTTACAACATCGCGAAGGGGTTCGCCCACAGGGGCGGGCTGAAGTTCGAGTCGCGCGAGTTCGTGCTGGCGAAGCTCCGGCGCATGGCCGAAGTCATCCGGGCCGAGCAACCCGACGCGGTGTTCCTCTCGGAAGCCCTCACCGAGCTGGCGCCCTGTAACGTCGATCAGGTCGAGTACCTCGCGCGTGAGTGCGGGCTGCCGCACGTCGCGGCCGGCGAGAACTACAACGTCGGCCTCCCGTTCGCGCGCGTGGCCGGCGGCAACGCGATCCTGTCGCGCACGCCGCTCACGCCGGTCGCGAACATCGACCTGGCGGGCCGGAAACCGTTCTGGGTGACGGGGAACAACCGGCGGGCGCTGTTCGTGTCGGCCGAGTTCGGCGGGCGACCGGTGCTGATGGCCGCCCTGCACAACGACTCGTTCGACATGCGGAACAACCTGACGCAGGCGCAGCAACTTTTGGACTTCGTGGGCGACCGGCCCGCGATTCTGGCGGGCGATTTCAACAACCGGCCCGAGAACGCGTCGATCAAGCTGATCCGCGACACCGGCAAGTTCTGCGGCGCGTTCGACGGCCCGCCGACGTTCTTCGAGGGCACGCGCGCCGAGCGCCTCGACTACATCTTCGCCCCGGCCGGGTGGGAGTTGCTCGAATCGCGTGTGGTCGCCGACGACACGTCGGACCACCGCCCGCTCGTGTGCCGGTTCAAGGTGAAATGA
- a CDS encoding phytoene desaturase family protein yields MSAPECVVVGSGPNGLAAAVALARQGRSVLVVEGADTIGGGTRSAALTLPGFVHDICSAVHPMAVVSPFLQSLPLHEHGLEWVHPETPFAHPLDNGRAAALERSVDATAEGVGEDARAYRKLMQPLAAGAANLFGDMLGPFRIPRHPILGMRFGLRALYSGKRLAEAWFRTDGAKAIVAGLAAHAVLPLEQSPGGAVALMLGLAGHAAGWPFPKGGAQKIADALASYLRSLGGRIETGRPVKSVDEFAGAKAILLDVTPKQILALAGHKLPARYRRALERFRYGPGVFKLDWALSAPIPWLAAECRRTGTVHVGGTLEEVAAAEAAPWKGEHAEKPFVLVAQPTPFDPTRAPEGKHVAWGYCHVPHGSTVDMTDRIEAQIERYAPGFRDVILARHTMNTAAMEAHNPNYIGGDIAGGVVDWWQLFTRPVARLNPYTTPVKGLYICSSSTPPGGGVHGMCGYFAAQAALRRF; encoded by the coding sequence ATGTCAGCCCCCGAGTGCGTCGTGGTCGGGTCCGGGCCGAACGGGTTGGCCGCGGCGGTCGCGCTCGCCCGGCAGGGTCGCTCGGTACTCGTCGTGGAAGGCGCGGACACGATCGGCGGCGGCACGCGGTCGGCCGCGCTCACGCTGCCCGGGTTCGTTCACGACATCTGCTCTGCCGTTCACCCGATGGCGGTCGTGTCCCCGTTCCTTCAGTCGCTGCCCCTTCACGAACACGGGCTGGAGTGGGTTCACCCGGAAACGCCGTTCGCGCACCCGCTCGACAACGGAAGAGCGGCGGCCCTGGAGCGGTCCGTGGACGCAACGGCCGAAGGGGTAGGTGAGGACGCCCGCGCGTACCGGAAGCTGATGCAACCGCTCGCGGCCGGCGCAGCCAACCTGTTCGGGGACATGCTCGGCCCGTTCCGCATCCCCCGGCACCCGATCCTGGGAATGCGGTTCGGACTGCGGGCGCTGTACTCCGGCAAGCGGCTGGCGGAAGCGTGGTTCCGAACGGACGGCGCGAAGGCGATCGTGGCGGGGTTGGCGGCGCATGCGGTGCTGCCGCTGGAGCAGTCCCCGGGCGGGGCGGTCGCGCTGATGCTCGGGCTCGCGGGCCACGCGGCCGGGTGGCCGTTCCCGAAGGGCGGCGCGCAGAAGATCGCCGACGCCCTGGCTTCCTATCTGCGTTCACTCGGCGGGCGGATCGAAACCGGGCGGCCGGTGAAGTCGGTAGACGAGTTCGCCGGCGCGAAAGCGATCCTACTCGATGTCACACCGAAGCAAATTCTCGCCCTGGCGGGCCACAAGCTGCCGGCGCGCTACCGGCGGGCGCTCGAACGGTTCCGGTACGGCCCCGGGGTGTTCAAGTTAGACTGGGCGTTATCGGCGCCGATCCCGTGGTTGGCCGCCGAGTGCCGCCGCACCGGTACGGTCCACGTCGGCGGGACGCTCGAAGAAGTTGCCGCCGCGGAGGCCGCCCCCTGGAAGGGGGAGCACGCGGAAAAGCCCTTCGTGCTGGTCGCACAGCCGACGCCGTTCGACCCGACGCGCGCCCCCGAAGGTAAGCACGTGGCGTGGGGCTACTGCCACGTCCCCCACGGCTCCACGGTGGACATGACCGACCGCATCGAGGCGCAGATCGAGCGGTACGCCCCCGGCTTCCGGGACGTGATCCTCGCGCGGCACACGATGAACACGGCCGCGATGGAAGCGCACAACCCGAACTACATCGGCGGCGACATCGCCGGCGGCGTGGTGGACTGGTGGCAGCTCTTCACGCGCCCGGTGGCGCGGCTCAACCCGTACACCACCCCCGTGAAAGGGCTGTACATCTGCTCGTCCTCGACCCCACCGGGCGGCGGCGTTCACGGCATGTGCGGGTACTTCGCGGCGCAAGCGGCTCTTCGCCGATTCTGA
- a CDS encoding formylmethanofuran dehydrogenase subunit B, giving the protein MTSQPRTFTDVGCTVCGCVCDDLAVTVAGGRVVEAKGACRLADPWFRAQNSAAPPAALLDGRPSDPGAAFARAAELLKAARYPLIYGLSRSTTEGQRAAAALADRLGATIDTTASTGHAPSIMALQQVGESTCTLGEVKNRADLVVFWGSDPAVTHPRHLERYAADPVGRWVPGGRSGRVVVVVDEQETETAKLADLFVQIPAAQNWEALWELRMRMREGNPPPGPLPEGRGREDAPEMARAANAVGGSDELPRTESRGPGGGVSSLARAIAAAECGVFFFGAGVTRGRQAHRTVEALLQLVTDLNDRGRFYARRMRRFGDVAGADSVLAWQTGYPFGVNLSRGYPRYNPGEFTGPEMLARGEPDLCLLIGSETVADFPPESLEHLKRIPVIVLDPPEAEPPVPAAVRFTTAVYGVHRPGTAYRMDEVPVPLRVLLPTDYPSDAEVLNELLGRVAG; this is encoded by the coding sequence ATGACCTCTCAACCCCGAACCTTCACCGACGTCGGCTGCACCGTGTGCGGGTGCGTGTGCGACGACCTCGCGGTCACCGTTGCCGGCGGCCGCGTGGTCGAAGCGAAGGGCGCGTGCCGGCTCGCGGACCCGTGGTTCCGCGCGCAAAACAGCGCGGCCCCGCCCGCGGCGCTGCTGGACGGTCGGCCGAGCGACCCGGGCGCCGCGTTCGCGCGCGCCGCCGAACTGCTCAAGGCCGCGCGGTACCCGCTGATCTATGGGTTGTCGCGCAGCACGACCGAGGGGCAGCGCGCCGCGGCGGCGCTCGCGGACCGGCTCGGCGCGACCATCGACACCACCGCCAGCACCGGGCACGCGCCGTCGATCATGGCGCTTCAGCAGGTGGGCGAATCGACGTGCACGCTCGGGGAGGTGAAGAACCGGGCGGACCTCGTCGTGTTCTGGGGCAGCGACCCGGCGGTGACGCACCCGCGCCACCTGGAGCGGTACGCGGCCGACCCGGTGGGCCGGTGGGTTCCGGGCGGGCGTTCGGGGCGCGTGGTGGTCGTTGTGGACGAGCAGGAGACGGAAACCGCGAAACTCGCGGACTTGTTCGTGCAGATCCCCGCGGCGCAGAACTGGGAGGCGCTGTGGGAACTGCGGATGCGGATGCGTGAAGGCAACCCACCTCCCGGCCCCCTTCCTGAAGGGAGGGGGAGAGAGGACGCGCCTGAAATGGCTCGCGCGGCGAACGCGGTTGGCGGTTCCGACGAACTCCCCCGCACTGAAAGCAGGGGGCCGGGGGGCGGGGTGTCTTCACTCGCTCGCGCGATCGCGGCTGCGGAATGCGGCGTGTTCTTCTTCGGCGCCGGCGTCACGCGCGGTAGGCAGGCCCACCGGACCGTCGAAGCGCTGCTGCAACTGGTCACCGACCTGAACGACCGCGGCCGGTTCTACGCGCGACGGATGCGCCGCTTCGGCGACGTGGCGGGCGCGGACTCGGTGCTCGCGTGGCAGACCGGCTACCCGTTCGGGGTGAACCTGAGCCGCGGGTACCCGCGGTACAACCCCGGCGAGTTCACCGGCCCCGAAATGCTCGCCCGCGGCGAGCCCGATTTGTGCCTCTTGATTGGCAGCGAAACCGTTGCGGACTTCCCGCCCGAATCCCTGGAGCACCTCAAGCGCATCCCGGTGATCGTACTCGACCCGCCGGAAGCCGAGCCGCCGGTGCCGGCCGCGGTGCGGTTCACGACGGCGGTGTACGGCGTCCACCGCCCCGGAACCGCGTACCGGATGGACGAGGTGCCGGTCCCGCTCCGGGTGCTGCTCCCGACCGACTACCCGAGCGACGCCGAGGTGCTGAACGAACTGCTGGGCCGGGTCGCCGGTTAG
- a CDS encoding D-TA family PLP-dependent enzyme, translating into MHPAYQLSDQATIFSPALVFFPALIKQNINRVVEMAGGPARLRPHVKTHKTVEIVKLLLEAGVTKHKCATIAEAEMLAHAGAPDVLIAYPLVGPNIQRACELIRKYPGTTFSALIDDATATRALSATMAAAGRTIGVVLDLDVGQHRTGIAVGPGALALYELAGQLPGLRLDGFQLYDGHNSQPDRAEREQAVRAFIKPVLDLRAAAEAKGLPVPRLVCGGTPSFPVYAAMTDVPGIECSPGTFVLHDAGYGPKYADLAGITPAAVLVTRVISRPTPNRVTLDLGNKAVAADPLLEKRVTLLDFPEYKTVGHNEEHLIVETAGADAYKPGDVVYALPGHICPTVALHHHVLVAEGGKVVGKWDVASRVRTLTV; encoded by the coding sequence ATGCACCCAGCTTACCAGCTCTCCGACCAGGCCACGATCTTCAGCCCGGCGCTCGTGTTCTTCCCGGCGCTCATCAAGCAGAACATCAATCGCGTGGTCGAGATGGCCGGCGGCCCCGCCCGGCTGCGCCCGCACGTCAAAACGCACAAGACGGTCGAAATCGTCAAACTGCTCCTTGAGGCCGGCGTCACGAAGCACAAGTGCGCGACCATCGCCGAGGCGGAGATGCTGGCGCACGCGGGCGCGCCCGACGTGCTGATCGCGTACCCGCTGGTCGGACCGAACATTCAGCGGGCCTGCGAGCTGATTCGGAAGTACCCCGGCACCACCTTCTCGGCGCTCATCGACGACGCCACCGCCACCCGCGCGCTGTCCGCGACGATGGCCGCCGCGGGCCGGACGATCGGGGTGGTCCTCGACCTCGACGTGGGCCAGCACCGCACTGGGATCGCGGTCGGCCCCGGCGCGCTGGCGCTGTACGAACTCGCGGGCCAGCTCCCGGGGCTGCGCCTCGACGGCTTCCAGCTCTACGACGGCCACAACAGCCAGCCCGACCGCGCCGAGCGCGAGCAGGCGGTTCGCGCGTTCATCAAGCCGGTGCTCGACCTGCGCGCCGCCGCCGAAGCGAAAGGGCTACCGGTGCCGCGGCTGGTGTGCGGCGGCACGCCGAGCTTCCCGGTGTACGCCGCGATGACCGACGTGCCGGGGATCGAGTGCTCGCCGGGGACGTTCGTGCTGCACGACGCCGGGTACGGCCCCAAGTACGCGGACCTCGCCGGGATCACCCCCGCCGCGGTGCTGGTCACGCGCGTCATCAGCCGACCCACCCCGAACCGCGTCACGCTCGACCTCGGGAACAAGGCCGTGGCCGCGGACCCGCTGCTGGAGAAGCGGGTCACGCTGCTCGACTTCCCCGAGTACAAGACGGTGGGCCACAACGAGGAGCACCTCATCGTGGAAACCGCCGGCGCCGACGCCTACAAGCCGGGCGACGTGGTGTACGCGCTCCCGGGCCACATCTGCCCGACGGTCGCCCTGCACCACCACGTCCTCGTGGCCGAGGGCGGGAAGGTGGTGGGCAAGTGGGACGTGGCCTCGCGCGTGCGAACGCTGACGGTATAG
- a CDS encoding GNAT family N-acetyltransferase codes for MIRPTTTDDVAAILALAVSSGLFPPDATDEVGAVLAASLAGENGPDHVWLTDDDGGPVGVAYYAPERLTEGTWNLYMLAVHPDRQRQGRGAALVRHVEHALAARGARLLLIETSGLGSFEQTRAFYRAIGYDEEARIREFYKAGDDKVVFRKLLGSPRHT; via the coding sequence ATGATCCGACCGACCACGACCGACGATGTTGCCGCGATCCTGGCCCTGGCCGTATCGTCCGGACTGTTCCCGCCCGACGCGACCGACGAAGTCGGGGCCGTCCTGGCCGCGAGCCTCGCGGGCGAGAACGGCCCCGACCACGTGTGGCTGACCGACGACGACGGAGGGCCGGTCGGGGTGGCGTACTACGCCCCCGAGCGGCTGACCGAAGGGACGTGGAACCTGTACATGCTCGCCGTTCACCCCGACCGCCAGAGGCAAGGGCGGGGGGCGGCCCTGGTGCGGCACGTCGAGCACGCGCTGGCCGCCCGCGGGGCGCGGCTGCTGCTGATCGAGACGTCCGGGCTGGGGAGCTTCGAACAGACGCGGGCGTTCTATCGAGCGATAGGGTATGATGAGGAGGCCCGCATTCGCGAGTTCTACAAGGCGGGCGACGACAAGGTGGTGTTCCGCAAACTGCTGGGGTCGCCAAGGCACACCTGA
- a CDS encoding FMN-binding negative transcriptional regulator encodes MYTPPHFAEDDRDALHDLIERYSFGLLVSRVAGEPFATHLPFLLDRTAGPYGTLVGHVARANPHWHDLTAEPVLVVFSGPHAYISPAWYETEYAVPTWNYVAVHATGRAALVEDHTELLDIVRRSVSYYEAVRPNPWALNESGPFVERLLPQIVGFRIEIERLEGKKKLSQNHPRERREKVIQALELDGSADAVSVAALMRDTLSKPA; translated from the coding sequence ATGTACACACCGCCGCACTTCGCCGAAGACGACCGAGACGCGCTTCACGACCTGATCGAGCGCTACAGTTTCGGGCTGCTCGTGTCGCGAGTTGCGGGCGAGCCGTTCGCCACCCACCTGCCCTTTCTGCTCGACCGCACTGCGGGGCCGTACGGAACGCTCGTCGGACACGTGGCCCGAGCGAACCCGCACTGGCACGACCTGACCGCGGAACCGGTCCTGGTGGTGTTCAGCGGTCCGCACGCCTACATCTCGCCCGCGTGGTACGAGACCGAGTACGCCGTGCCGACGTGGAACTACGTCGCGGTCCACGCCACCGGCCGCGCCGCGCTGGTCGAGGACCACACGGAACTGCTCGACATCGTGCGCCGGAGCGTGAGCTACTACGAAGCGGTGCGCCCGAACCCGTGGGCGCTGAACGAGTCCGGGCCGTTCGTGGAGCGGTTGCTCCCGCAAATCGTCGGCTTCCGGATCGAGATCGAGCGGCTCGAAGGGAAGAAGAAGTTGAGCCAGAACCACCCGCGCGAGCGCCGCGAGAAGGTGATTCAGGCGCTGGAGTTGGACGGCAGCGCAGACGCGGTATCGGTCGCCGCGCTGATGCGCGACACGCTCTCGAAACCGGCCTGA
- a CDS encoding tRNA dihydrouridine synthase, whose product MLHPDTPALALAPMEGVTDAPMRAVQGATGAFTYAVTEFLRVSHAVPPRHVFHDHVPELRTGAATLTGLPVQVQLLGGDSGRMAESAVRAHELGATAVDVNFGCPAPTVNRHDGGAALLRHPLRIREIVGAIRAALPPHVPVSAKLRLGWDTLDAIHENATMAAEGGAAWITIHGRTRVAGYAPPIHWEPIGRVRERLGIPVVANGDIWTVEDFKRCRDVTGCKHFMLGRGALADPRLARRVAAELGLVPPVEETDEPFDWAAQLRNLVEWSHRFDMLRSDKNVSRLKQWLRLASQFGSFAHFDRVKRIESVSGLFAALECQAGFESVSRISAATDTASALPSNSSA is encoded by the coding sequence ATGCTCCACCCGGATACACCAGCGCTCGCGCTCGCGCCGATGGAAGGCGTCACTGACGCGCCCATGCGGGCCGTTCAGGGGGCGACCGGCGCGTTCACCTACGCCGTTACCGAGTTCCTGCGGGTCAGCCACGCGGTTCCGCCGCGGCACGTGTTCCACGACCACGTGCCCGAACTCCGCACCGGTGCGGCCACCCTCACGGGGCTGCCGGTTCAGGTGCAACTCCTCGGCGGGGATTCGGGGCGGATGGCAGAGTCGGCGGTCCGCGCTCACGAACTCGGGGCGACCGCCGTTGATGTGAACTTCGGGTGCCCGGCCCCGACCGTGAACCGGCACGACGGCGGCGCGGCCCTCCTGCGGCACCCCTTGCGGATTCGTGAGATCGTCGGGGCCATCCGCGCGGCGCTCCCGCCCCACGTTCCCGTTTCGGCAAAGCTACGGCTCGGCTGGGACACACTCGACGCCATCCACGAGAACGCCACGATGGCCGCGGAGGGCGGGGCGGCGTGGATCACCATTCACGGACGAACGCGGGTCGCGGGGTACGCGCCGCCGATCCACTGGGAGCCCATTGGGCGGGTGCGCGAGCGGCTCGGCATCCCGGTTGTCGCGAACGGCGACATCTGGACCGTCGAGGATTTCAAACGGTGCCGCGACGTGACCGGGTGCAAACACTTCATGCTCGGTCGCGGCGCGCTCGCCGACCCGCGGCTCGCCCGCCGTGTTGCGGCCGAACTCGGGCTGGTGCCACCCGTTGAGGAGACCGACGAGCCGTTCGATTGGGCCGCGCAACTGCGGAATCTGGTCGAGTGGTCGCACCGCTTCGACATGCTCCGGTCCGACAAGAACGTGAGCCGGCTCAAGCAGTGGTTGCGGCTCGCGTCGCAGTTCGGGAGCTTCGCGCACTTCGACCGCGTCAAGCGCATCGAGAGCGTGAGCGGGCTGTTCGCCGCTCTGGAGTGTCAGGCCGGTTTCGAGAGCGTGTCGCGCATCAGCGCGGCGACCGATACCGCGTCTGCGCTGCCGTCCAACTCCAGCGCCTGA